A stretch of the Gracilinanus agilis isolate LMUSP501 chromosome 4, AgileGrace, whole genome shotgun sequence genome encodes the following:
- the LOC123244931 gene encoding vomeronasal type-1 receptor 1-like has protein sequence MVSSELIFGVVFIFQCAIGIVGNSLLFVLYICIAFKKPQEKKPMDLILAHLTLANMATLFTRGIPEIMFCFGMRNIFNDLGCKVVMYIYRISRGLSVCTTSLLSMIQAIIISPNNSVWARIKVKAPRYISYCFLFFCVTNALIYIRVIETTEAIKNDISRYDYISHIFMVRAPNEKKSVAAFLFGMTLHDFIFHFLMGLSSTHMVLLLYRHSKQVQHIYSNSHSPRCFPEIKATQTILLLVSCFVLFYWINNCCTLYMTFYFEKDVEVETVAAFFGGCYPALCPLLLIGSDSSI, from the coding sequence ATGGTATCTAGTGAGCTGATCTTTGGTGTAGTCTTCATTTTTCAGTGTGCCATTGGTATTGTAGGGAATTCATTGCTGTTTGTGCTTTATATTTGTATCGCCTTCAAAAAGCCTCAAGAAAAGAAGCCCATGGATTTGATTCTTGCTCATTTGActttggccaatatggcaacacTTTTTACCAGAGGTATCCCAGAAATCATGTTTTGTTTTGGGATGAGAAATATTTTCAATGATTTGGGGTGTAAAGTAGTCATGTACATTTACAGAATTTCCAGGGGACTTTCTGTATGCACAACAAGCCTTCTGAGCATGATCCAGGCCATCATCATCAGTCCCAACAACTCTGTGTGGGCAAGGATCAAAGTCAAAGCCCCCAGATACATTTCAtattgtttcctctttttctgtGTAACAAATGCATTGATCTATATTAGGGTGATTGAAACCACTGAAGCAATAAAAAATGACATTTCCAGATATgattatatatcacatattttCATGGTAAGAGCACCAAATGAGAAGAAATCTGTGGCTGCATTTTTGTTTGgaatgactcttcatgactttatCTTTCACTTCCTTATGGGCTTATCTAGTACCCATATGGTGCTTCTCCTCTATAGGCATAGCAAGCAAGTGCAGCATATTTATAGCAATAGCCATTCCCCTAGATGCTTCCCTGAAATCAAGGCTACTCAGACCATTCTCTTGCTTGTGAGCTGCTTTGTTTTATTCTACTGGATCAACAACTGTTGCACCTTatatatgacattttattttgaaaaagacGTTGAAGTGGAAACAGTAGCAGCCTTTTTTGGTGGATGTTACCCTGCCCTCTGTCCCTTATTGCTGATTGGCAGTGATAGTAGTATTTGA